The genomic segment GTTGCCCTACCTGATTGTTGACCTCCACAAAGTCCCCCGTAAAGTTTACGTTCTCGCTGCCTACGATCCAGTCATTGTAATCAAATGTGCGCGGGTTATCGACCCGCCACAAGCCAGCCGCATCCGGTGGGATCCGATACGGATTAATCGGAGCCCCAAAAGCATCTGCATTCCTGAACAACAAGAGCCACTGGTCCGGCGTTAGAGCTTGGTTAACGGAATCTGCGAGGACCAATTGGACGGCGACGGGAAGATGATCCTGAGGCAGATCAGTGAGGCTGGCCACGGGAAAATTTGCCATTTctctgaaaataataattaggaggagaaagaaaaagaaaacaaaatctatacAGAGTAGTCAAAAGTTGAGATTATCCAAATCGAAATCTTAATCACAATAACAAGAATCAGTGGATGGTTCGCACAATAACAAGCTGGAGTATATGTCCAAAACAGAGTAGTCAAAATTTAAGATTATCTAAATGCTCAAAAGTTCCTTAACCAGATCTAAAGTTTTGGATAAAGTTCATACCTTTTTGGATTGATCTTTGAGGGCAGTGGCGagtgtttctttttttgcttttgtgGGTTTTTTTGCTTCTACagatttcgaaaataataattagaagaATCAAtcgagaaagaaaaagaaaacaaaatctatacAGAGTAGTCAAAAGTTGAGATTATCAAAATCTTAATCACAATAACAAGAATCACGGATGGTTCGCACAATAACAAGAGTATATGTCCAAAACAGAGTAGTCAAAAGTTGAGATTATCTAAATGCTCAAAAGTTCCTTAACCAGATCTAAAGGATAAAGTTCATACCTTTTTGGATCGATCTTTGAGGGCAGTAAGGGATGGTCTGCTTGACGGCTGGGGCTGGCTAAActtatttctagtttatttatAGGGAAGGAATAATAAGGgcgagtgttttttttttgcttttgtggGTTTTTTTGCTTCTACACAGGTTAGggctgttcttttttttttcacatggggctgttcaatatggcaaaaccgaaccgtaccgtacctaaccgaaccaaaccgaaatagataatatggtttggatttggtatataccatacaaaccgaatatatatgatttttaaaaaaccgtaggatttggatatg from the Brassica oleracea var. oleracea cultivar TO1000 unplaced genomic scaffold, BOL UnpScaffold01102, whole genome shotgun sequence genome contains:
- the LOC106320879 gene encoding uncharacterized protein LOC106320879, with amino-acid sequence MANFPVASLTDLPQDHLPVAVQLVLADSVNQALTPDQWLLLFRNADAFGAPINPYRIPPDAAGLWRVDNPRTFDYNDWIVGSENVNFTGDFVEVNNQVGQLYFHARLAEGIFFDLHDGNFVMDAEFDGPMFRLMRLTVRNHQPFLQLERTITFAHYWFEMA